In the Rhizobium sp. CB3090 genome, one interval contains:
- a CDS encoding TSUP family transporter, with the protein MQDITLHLLLLLFAAAFFAGFVDSIAGGGGLITVPAMLLAGIPPLQTLGTNKLQSICGAASATIAYARQGHVQLRTQLPMALTAVIGGMLGAALATIMPGDVLRIILPFLLIAIALYFAFKPNLNDIEKHGRMSAALFGFTFVPLIGFYDGAFGPGTGSFFMLAFVTLVGFGMLKATAHTKLLNFGSNLGSLIVFIFSGAILWKVGLTMGLGQFLGAQVGSRLAMRIGAKLIKPLLVIVCIAFAIKLLADPTNPVRVWLGL; encoded by the coding sequence TTGCAAGACATCACCCTTCATCTGCTGCTTCTGCTCTTCGCCGCCGCCTTCTTTGCCGGTTTTGTCGATTCCATTGCCGGTGGCGGCGGACTGATTACCGTGCCTGCCATGCTGCTTGCCGGCATTCCGCCTTTGCAGACGCTCGGCACTAACAAGCTGCAATCGATCTGCGGTGCCGCCTCTGCGACCATCGCCTATGCCCGCCAGGGCCACGTGCAGCTTCGCACGCAATTGCCGATGGCGCTGACGGCAGTTATCGGCGGCATGCTGGGTGCAGCGCTGGCGACGATCATGCCAGGCGATGTCCTGCGTATCATACTGCCGTTCCTGTTGATCGCCATCGCGCTCTATTTCGCTTTCAAGCCCAATCTCAACGATATCGAAAAACACGGCCGCATGAGTGCCGCGCTTTTCGGTTTCACCTTCGTGCCGCTCATCGGCTTTTACGATGGCGCCTTCGGCCCCGGAACGGGCTCGTTCTTCATGCTCGCTTTCGTCACACTCGTCGGCTTCGGCATGCTGAAGGCGACAGCTCATACGAAGCTGTTGAATTTCGGTTCCAACCTCGGCAGCTTGATCGTCTTCATCTTCTCCGGCGCCATTCTCTGGAAGGTGGGGCTCACCATGGGGCTTGGGCAGTTCCTCGGCGCCCAAGTCGGTTCAAGGCTTGCCATGCGTATCGGCGCAAAACTGATCAAGCCGCTGCTGGTGATCGTCTGCATCGCCTTCGCCATCAAGCTGCTGGCCGATCCGACCAATCCCGTTCGCGTCTGGCTGGGGCTCTGA
- the cobN gene encoding cobaltochelatase subunit CobN: MHLLLAQKGTISDGEEAIDLGQSPGDILFLSAADTELAAIAAAYGQGEAAHSLRLASLMSLKHPMSVDTYVERTARHAKLIIVRALGGASYFHYALEALHACAVRSGALIAVLPGDSKPDPGLTPFSNVALEDLNALWSYLIEGGDANSRDFLGYAGAMLSGAEKPAPAAPLMKAGIWWPGRGVIGVEEWKTLSAHCGGTPSSAPELVEGRAPSPRGEKGKIEDAASKPSPQQGEGGATAPAEGAIPGSEQAAGIDPPTIAISFYRALVQSGETKPVEAMIQALIAEGMRPLPVFAYSLKYPVSVGILESVFAELKPDVVINTTGFAVSAPGADRQPTVLEASDAVVLQAIFSASSREAWEASSQGLSARDLGMNVALPEVDGRVLARAVSFKAAARYDDRVEANIVGSEPAVDRMRYTARLAANWAHLRKTPSQDRRVALVMANYPNRDGRLGNGVGLDTPAGTMEVLRAMRAAGYPVADLPADGDGLMRHLMDGPTNSGNDGRIVRETLSLREYKDFLSSLPMRIQEEIAARWGDPESDPYVRERAFALPFACFGNVLVGIQPARGYNIDPKESYHSPDLVPPHGYLAFYAFLRRSFGAHAVIHMGKHGNLEWLPGKALALSESCYPEAVLGPLPHLYPFIVNDPGEGTQAKRRASAVIIDHLTPPLTRAESYGPLKDLEALVDEYYEASGGDPRRIRLLRKQILDLVTDIGLDQDAGIAKGEGEDEALKKLDAYLCDLKEMQIRDGLHVFGVSPSGRLLTDLTVALARVPRSLGEGGDQSLQRAIARDAFGSEKAEEPVPPSVALPYMPFDPLDCDMAAAWTGSRPNILADISDAPWRTQGDTVERIELLAAKLVAGEIACPEDWPQTLAVLAEIESRLKPSILACGDAEIAALMKGLDGRFVPPGPSGAPTRGRPDVLPTGRNFYSVDSRAVPTPAAYELGKKSAELLIRRYVQDHGEWPVSFGLTAWGTSNMRTGGDDIAQALALIGVKPVWDMTSRRVTGYEIVAPAKLGRPRVDVTLRISGFFRDAFPEQIALFDKAVRAVGALDEDAADNPIAARMRGEIKRLAAAGLDEASASRRAGYRVFGSKPGAYGAGLQALIDEKGWERRADLAEAYLVWGSYAYGAGEDGKAERGVFEERLRSIQAVVQNQDNREHDLLDSDDYYQFEGGMAAAAEQLAGARPAIYHNDHSRPEKPVIRSLEEEIGRVVRGRVVNPKWIEGVMRHGYKGAFEISATVDYLFAFAATTGAVRNHHFEAVYQAFVVDLAVRDFMAEKNPAALQEMKERLLEAIDRRLWTPRSNSARFDLETLTDGKEIVA, encoded by the coding sequence ATGCATCTCCTCCTAGCTCAAAAAGGTACCATCAGCGACGGCGAGGAGGCGATCGATCTCGGTCAGTCGCCGGGCGATATCCTGTTTCTGTCGGCGGCCGATACCGAACTTGCGGCGATAGCCGCTGCCTATGGGCAGGGGGAAGCCGCCCATTCCCTGCGGCTCGCAAGCCTGATGAGCCTCAAGCATCCCATGTCCGTCGACACCTATGTCGAACGGACGGCGCGGCATGCGAAGCTGATCATCGTGCGGGCGCTTGGCGGTGCCAGCTATTTTCACTATGCGCTCGAAGCGCTGCATGCCTGTGCGGTCCGCAGCGGCGCGCTCATCGCGGTGCTGCCGGGGGATTCGAAGCCCGATCCGGGGCTGACGCCGTTTTCCAACGTTGCGCTCGAGGATCTGAATGCGCTGTGGTCCTATCTGATCGAAGGCGGCGACGCCAATTCCCGTGATTTTCTCGGCTACGCCGGCGCCATGCTGTCCGGCGCCGAAAAGCCGGCGCCGGCTGCTCCGCTAATGAAGGCGGGAATCTGGTGGCCGGGCAGGGGTGTGATTGGGGTCGAAGAGTGGAAGACGCTTTCCGCGCACTGTGGAGGCACCCCCTCATCCGCCCCTGAGCTTGTCGAAGGGCGGGCACCTTCTCCCCGAGGGGAGAAGGGGAAAATCGAGGACGCGGCATCCAAACCCTCGCCCCAGCAGGGAGAGGGTGGCGCGACAGCGCCGGCTGAGGGGGCGATACCGGGTTCGGAGCAGGCAGCGGGAATCGACCCCCCGACCATCGCCATTTCCTTCTACCGCGCGCTCGTGCAGAGCGGCGAAACCAAGCCGGTCGAAGCCATGATACAGGCGCTCATCGCTGAGGGCATGCGACCGCTGCCGGTATTTGCCTATAGTCTCAAGTATCCGGTCTCCGTCGGCATTCTCGAAAGCGTTTTCGCCGAGCTGAAGCCGGATGTCGTCATCAACACGACCGGTTTTGCCGTTTCGGCACCGGGCGCAGATCGCCAGCCGACCGTGTTGGAGGCGAGTGATGCCGTGGTGCTGCAGGCGATCTTCTCCGCATCCTCCCGGGAGGCTTGGGAAGCCTCCTCACAGGGCCTTTCCGCGCGCGATCTCGGCATGAATGTCGCGCTGCCGGAGGTGGATGGGCGCGTGCTTGCCCGCGCCGTCTCCTTTAAGGCGGCGGCGCGTTATGATGATCGCGTCGAGGCCAATATCGTTGGCAGCGAGCCGGCAGTGGACCGCATGCGCTACACCGCCCGATTGGCGGCCAATTGGGCGCACTTGCGCAAAACGCCGTCGCAGGATCGGCGCGTGGCTCTCGTCATGGCCAACTATCCGAACCGCGACGGACGGCTCGGCAACGGCGTCGGACTGGACACGCCGGCGGGCACGATGGAAGTGTTGAGAGCGATGCGGGCAGCGGGTTATCCGGTTGCCGATCTGCCTGCCGATGGCGATGGGCTTATGCGGCACCTGATGGACGGGCCGACCAATTCCGGTAATGATGGCAGGATCGTGCGCGAGACCCTTTCCCTAAGGGAATACAAGGATTTCCTATCATCTCTTCCCATGCGGATCCAGGAAGAGATCGCTGCCCGTTGGGGCGATCCGGAAAGCGACCCTTATGTTCGCGAGCGCGCCTTTGCGCTGCCCTTCGCATGTTTTGGCAACGTCTTGGTGGGCATCCAGCCCGCCCGCGGCTACAACATCGATCCGAAGGAAAGCTATCATTCGCCGGATCTCGTGCCGCCGCATGGCTATCTCGCTTTCTACGCGTTCCTGCGCCGATCTTTCGGTGCACATGCCGTCATTCACATGGGTAAGCACGGCAATCTCGAATGGCTGCCGGGCAAGGCGCTGGCGCTATCGGAGAGCTGCTATCCGGAAGCAGTCCTCGGGCCGTTGCCGCATCTTTATCCCTTCATCGTCAACGACCCCGGCGAGGGCACGCAGGCCAAGCGCCGTGCGAGCGCCGTGATCATCGACCATCTGACCCCGCCTTTGACCCGTGCCGAAAGCTATGGCCCGCTCAAGGATCTGGAAGCGTTGGTGGACGAATATTACGAAGCCTCCGGGGGCGATCCCCGCCGCATTCGGCTGCTGCGCAAGCAGATTCTCGATCTGGTCACCGATATCGGCCTCGATCAGGATGCCGGGATTGCCAAGGGCGAAGGCGAGGATGAGGCGCTCAAGAAACTCGACGCCTATCTATGCGATCTCAAGGAAATGCAGATTCGCGACGGGCTGCATGTTTTCGGAGTCTCCCCATCTGGAAGGCTGCTGACGGATTTGACGGTGGCGCTGGCGCGTGTGCCGCGGAGCTTGGGCGAGGGCGGCGATCAGAGCCTGCAGCGGGCGATCGCGCGGGATGCGTTCGGATCAGAAAAAGCGGAGGAGCCGGTACCCCCCTCTGTCGCTCTCCCGTATATGCCATTCGATCCTTTGGATTGCGATATGGCCGCAGCATGGACTGGCTCACGTCCCAATATTCTCGCCGACATTTCCGACGCCCCGTGGCGTACGCAGGGCGATACGGTCGAGCGCATCGAACTCTTGGCCGCGAAACTCGTCGCCGGCGAAATCGCCTGTCCCGAAGACTGGCCGCAAACCCTCGCCGTCCTCGCTGAAATCGAATCTCGCCTCAAGCCTTCGATACTTGCTTGTGGTGACGCCGAAATCGCTGCTCTCATGAAGGGCCTCGATGGGCGGTTCGTGCCGCCCGGACCATCGGGTGCGCCGACGCGCGGCAGGCCGGATGTTTTGCCGACGGGTCGGAATTTCTACTCTGTCGACAGCCGCGCCGTCCCGACGCCGGCTGCCTATGAGCTGGGCAAGAAATCGGCGGAACTGCTGATCCGCCGCTATGTGCAGGATCATGGCGAGTGGCCGGTTTCGTTCGGGCTGACGGCCTGGGGCACGTCGAATATGCGTACTGGCGGTGACGATATTGCCCAGGCGTTAGCCCTGATCGGCGTCAAGCCGGTCTGGGACATGACCTCGCGGCGGGTTACCGGCTACGAGATCGTCGCGCCCGCAAAGCTCGGGCGGCCGCGTGTCGATGTGACGCTGCGCATTTCCGGTTTCTTCCGCGATGCCTTTCCCGAGCAGATCGCGCTGTTCGACAAAGCGGTCCGTGCGGTCGGGGCGTTGGATGAGGACGCCGCAGACAATCCCATCGCGGCACGCATGCGAGGCGAGATCAAGCGATTGGCGGCAGCGGGACTGGACGAGGCATCGGCCAGCCGGCGAGCCGGCTACCGCGTCTTCGGCTCGAAGCCCGGTGCCTATGGAGCCGGATTGCAGGCGCTGATCGATGAGAAAGGTTGGGAGAGGCGCGCGGATCTGGCGGAGGCCTATCTCGTCTGGGGCAGCTACGCCTATGGCGCAGGCGAGGACGGGAAAGCCGAACGCGGCGTGTTCGAGGAGCGGCTGCGTTCGATTCAGGCGGTCGTGCAGAATCAGGACAATCGAGAGCACGACCTGCTGGACAGCGACGATTATTACCAATTTGAAGGCGGCATGGCTGCTGCGGCTGAGCAGCTTGCGGGCGCGCGTCCGGCGATCTATCACAACGACCATTCCCGGCCGGAAAAGCCGGTGATCCGCTCGCTGGAAGAGGAGATCGGCCGTGTCGTGCGCGGCCGTGTCGTCAATCCGAAGTGGATCGAGGGCGTCATGCGCCATGGCTACAAAGGCGCCTTCGAGATTTCAGCCACGGTCGACTACCTCTTCGCTTTCGCAGCGACCACGGGCGCCGTGCGCAATCATCATTTCGAGGCGGTCTATCAGGCTTTTGTCGTCGATCTCGCTGTGCGCGATTTCATGGCGGAGAAGAATCCGGCCGCTTTGCAGGAGATGAAGGAACGTTTGCTCGAAGCGATCGATCGTCGTCTCTGGACGCCACGCAGCAATTCGGCACGGTTCGATCTGGAGACTTTGACCGACGGTAAGGAGATCGTTGCTTGA
- a CDS encoding cobalamin biosynthesis protein: MTTQPKPIAPRYILGLGCERGTDWNDLRLLVEHALRESGIAVAQVLAIASIDTRSNEPAIVETAAHLQLPLRFFDAATLERETPRLKNPSELVFARVGCHGVAEAAALAAAGPVAELVLPKVKSGFATAAIAKID; the protein is encoded by the coding sequence ATGACGACACAGCCTAAACCTATTGCCCCCCGCTACATTCTCGGCCTCGGCTGCGAGCGCGGTACGGACTGGAACGATCTGCGCCTGCTTGTCGAACATGCCTTGCGGGAGAGCGGAATAGCGGTCGCTCAGGTCCTTGCGATCGCCTCGATCGATACGCGGAGCAACGAGCCGGCGATCGTCGAAACCGCTGCTCATCTCCAATTGCCGCTGCGCTTTTTCGACGCCGCAACGTTGGAGCGGGAGACACCTCGCCTAAAGAATCCATCCGAGCTCGTCTTTGCTCGCGTCGGCTGTCACGGGGTCGCCGAGGCGGCTGCGCTGGCGGCGGCCGGACCCGTTGCCGAGCTTGTTCTTCCGAAAGTCAAATCCGGCTTTGCCACCGCAGCAATTGCGAAAATCGACTGA
- the cobO gene encoding cob(I)yrinic acid a,c-diamide adenosyltransferase translates to MSEEIAETGTEAPKNDDARHAEKMAKKKVARDKIMAKKTDEKGLIIVHTGKGKGKSSAAFGMIFRHIAHGKPCAVVQFIKGAMWTGERDLIEKHFSDICQFHTMGEGFTWETQDRARDVAAASAAWEKAKELIRDERNSMVLLDEINIALRYDYLDINDVLDFLKTEKPHMTHVVLTGRNAKEELIEIADLVTEMELIKHPFRSGIKGQPGVEF, encoded by the coding sequence ATGAGCGAAGAGATAGCCGAAACGGGCACTGAAGCACCGAAGAACGATGACGCCCGCCATGCCGAGAAAATGGCCAAGAAGAAGGTCGCGCGTGACAAGATCATGGCGAAGAAAACGGATGAGAAGGGACTGATCATCGTCCATACCGGTAAAGGCAAGGGCAAGTCGTCGGCCGCCTTTGGGATGATTTTCCGTCACATCGCCCATGGTAAGCCGTGTGCGGTGGTGCAGTTCATCAAGGGCGCGATGTGGACCGGCGAGCGGGATCTCATCGAAAAGCATTTCTCCGATATCTGCCAGTTCCACACCATGGGCGAGGGTTTCACCTGGGAGACACAGGATCGTGCCCGTGACGTGGCAGCCGCCAGCGCTGCCTGGGAGAAGGCCAAGGAGTTGATCCGCGACGAGCGCAATTCCATGGTGCTTCTCGACGAAATCAACATCGCGCTGCGCTACGACTATCTCGATATCAACGACGTCCTCGACTTCCTGAAAACCGAGAAGCCGCACATGACGCATGTCGTATTGACTGGCCGCAACGCGAAGGAAGAATTGATCGAGATCGCCGATCTCGTCACCGAGATGGAGCTGATCAAGCATCCGTTCCGCTCCGGCATCAAGGGACAGCCTGGCGTCGAATTCTGA
- the cobU gene encoding bifunctional adenosylcobinamide kinase/adenosylcobinamide-phosphate guanylyltransferase yields the protein MTSPSSHAVFVLGGARSGKSRFAESLVSDTSLARHYVATGQAWDDEMRDRIAQHRADRGDLLWTTHEEPLDLTARLAAIDGEDRAVLVDCLTLWVTNLMMAERNIPAEFSALTEFLPGARSRLFLVSNEVGLGIVPENRMAREFRDHAGRLHQMIAATSAEVYFIAAGLPLKMKG from the coding sequence ATGACATCCCCATCGTCCCACGCCGTTTTCGTTCTCGGCGGCGCACGCTCCGGCAAATCCCGATTCGCCGAATCGCTGGTCTCGGACACTAGCCTTGCTCGCCATTATGTCGCGACGGGCCAGGCTTGGGACGATGAAATGCGTGATCGCATCGCACAGCATCGCGCTGATCGGGGCGATCTCCTCTGGACGACGCATGAGGAGCCGCTCGATCTGACGGCCCGGCTGGCGGCGATCGACGGCGAAGACCGCGCTGTTCTCGTTGATTGCCTGACGCTCTGGGTCACCAATCTGATGATGGCCGAGCGCAACATTCCGGCGGAATTTTCCGCTCTCACCGAATTTCTACCGGGCGCCAGGTCGCGCCTTTTCCTCGTTTCTAATGAGGTCGGGCTTGGCATCGTGCCCGAGAACCGTATGGCGCGCGAGTTTCGCGATCATGCTGGCCGATTGCACCAGATGATCGCGGCGACGAGCGCCGAAGTCTATTTTATCGCGGCGGGATTGCCGCTGAAAATGAAGGGTTGA
- a CDS encoding nucleoside hydrolase — MHKVIYDTDPGVDDAMALLFLHRHPDIDLLGITTVFGNASVDTTTRNALFLKREWDITCPVARGASVTFDPSRKERDWPTFVHGHNGLGDIEVPAMIDLPTDPRPAHQFIIDTVRANPGEVTLVAVGRMTNLALALKQDPEIARLVKDVVIMGGNFYVPGNVSPVAEANIHGDPEAADAVMTAAWKVVVVGLDVTAVTTMSRSYLADMAKAGGPSVQLLSDLSQSYIDFYSHAVDDGMMVHDSCACVYVVAPELFDTIEGSVRVVCGGIADGQTIVKPNGRHFPPNEWDNLPSQIVCTGIRSQAVIDLIRDVILGKANH; from the coding sequence ATGCACAAGGTCATTTACGACACGGACCCTGGCGTCGACGACGCCATGGCGCTTCTCTTCCTGCACCGTCATCCGGATATCGATCTTCTCGGCATCACCACCGTTTTCGGCAATGCTTCCGTCGACACGACGACGCGCAATGCGCTGTTTCTGAAGCGCGAGTGGGATATTACCTGCCCGGTTGCCCGCGGCGCCAGCGTCACGTTCGATCCGTCGCGAAAGGAGCGGGATTGGCCTACTTTCGTGCATGGCCACAACGGCCTCGGCGATATCGAAGTGCCGGCAATGATCGATCTGCCGACCGATCCGCGTCCGGCCCATCAGTTCATCATCGATACCGTCCGCGCCAATCCGGGTGAGGTGACGCTCGTTGCTGTCGGCCGCATGACCAATCTGGCACTAGCCCTGAAGCAAGATCCGGAGATCGCCAGGCTGGTGAAAGACGTCGTCATCATGGGTGGCAATTTCTATGTTCCGGGCAACGTCTCGCCGGTGGCGGAAGCCAATATCCACGGCGATCCGGAAGCCGCCGATGCCGTCATGACTGCGGCCTGGAAAGTCGTCGTCGTCGGTCTCGACGTGACCGCGGTCACGACGATGAGCCGCAGCTATCTTGCGGACATGGCAAAGGCTGGAGGTCCGTCCGTGCAGTTGCTGTCCGACCTGTCGCAGTCCTACATCGATTTCTACAGCCATGCGGTGGATGACGGCATGATGGTGCACGATAGCTGCGCCTGCGTCTATGTCGTCGCGCCGGAGCTGTTCGATACCATCGAGGGTTCGGTACGTGTCGTCTGTGGCGGTATTGCCGACGGCCAGACGATCGTAAAGCCGAACGGCCGACATTTTCCGCCGAACGAATGGGATAATCTGCCGAGCCAAATCGTCTGCACCGGCATCCGCTCGCAAGCGGTTATCGACCTGATCCGCGATGTGATTCTCGGCAAGGCGAACCACTGA
- the cobW gene encoding cobalamin biosynthesis protein CobW, with product MNQEKIPATVITGFLGAGKTTMIRNLLQNAGGKKIALIINEFGDLGVDGDVLKGCGAENCTEDDIIELTNGCICCTVADDFIPTMTKLLEREARPDHIVIETSGLALPQPLVAAFNWPDIRTQVTVDGVITVVDSAAVAAGRFADDHDAVEARRVEDETLDHESPIEELFEDQLTCADLIVLNKTDLIDVAGLGRVRTEVASRTARKPTIIEAKNGEVPTAILLGLGIGTEGDIANRKSHHELEHEDGAPHDHDEFDSFVVDLGPIADPALFIEKLKGVIAEHDVLRLKGFVDVPGKPMRLQIQAVGSRIDHYFDRAWTPGEERQTRLVVIGLHEMDEGVVRKAIETLA from the coding sequence ATGAACCAGGAAAAAATTCCCGCCACCGTCATCACCGGCTTCCTTGGCGCCGGCAAGACGACGATGATCCGCAACCTCTTGCAGAACGCCGGCGGTAAGAAGATCGCTTTGATCATCAACGAGTTCGGCGATCTGGGCGTCGACGGCGACGTGCTGAAGGGTTGCGGCGCGGAGAACTGCACCGAGGACGACATTATCGAGCTGACCAATGGCTGCATCTGCTGCACCGTCGCGGACGATTTCATTCCCACCATGACCAAGCTTTTGGAGCGTGAAGCGCGTCCCGACCATATCGTTATCGAGACCTCGGGTCTTGCTCTGCCGCAGCCGCTGGTCGCTGCCTTCAACTGGCCGGATATCCGCACCCAGGTCACCGTCGACGGCGTCATCACCGTGGTTGACAGCGCCGCTGTCGCCGCCGGTCGTTTTGCCGATGACCATGATGCCGTCGAAGCCCGCCGTGTCGAGGACGAAACGCTCGATCACGAAAGCCCGATCGAGGAGCTGTTCGAGGATCAATTGACCTGCGCCGATCTCATCGTTCTCAACAAGACCGACCTGATCGACGTCGCAGGCCTTGGCCGCGTCCGTACCGAAGTCGCCTCCCGCACCGCCCGCAAGCCGACGATCATCGAAGCGAAAAACGGTGAGGTCCCGACCGCCATCCTCCTTGGCCTCGGCATCGGCACCGAAGGCGATATCGCTAACCGCAAATCGCATCATGAGCTGGAGCACGAGGACGGCGCCCCGCATGATCACGACGAATTCGACAGCTTCGTCGTCGATCTCGGCCCGATCGCTGATCCCGCTCTGTTTATCGAGAAGCTGAAGGGCGTGATTGCGGAACATGATGTCCTGCGTCTCAAGGGTTTCGTCGATGTGCCAGGCAAGCCGATGCGCCTGCAGATCCAGGCCGTCGGCAGCCGCATCGACCATTATTTCGACCGCGCGTGGACGCCAGGCGAAGAGCGTCAGACCCGGCTTGTGGTGATTGGGCTGCATGAGATGGATGAAGGGGTTGTGCGCAAGGCGATAGAAACGTTGGCCTAA